In Microtus pennsylvanicus isolate mMicPen1 chromosome 12, mMicPen1.hap1, whole genome shotgun sequence, the following proteins share a genomic window:
- the Sertad2 gene encoding SERTA domain-containing protein 2 isoform X1, translated as MQTQPKQHTRFMLGKGGKRKFDDHEDGLEGKIVSPSDGPSRASYTLQRQTVFNISLMKLYNHRPLTEPSLQKTVLINNMLRRIQEELKQEGSLRPAFTPTSQPSDSLGDSCREAPPAFTHPAVPPAHPCDPGSTAPLEACLTPASLLEDDDTFCTLPAAPPAAPPRLSPPALPPEKDSFSSALDEIEELCPTSTSTEAVVTSAAPDSPKGTSSESGVQKPEGPQEGRPDDSRFMDSLPGNFEITTSTGFLTDLTLDDILFADIDTSMYDFDPCTSTSGTSSKMAPVSADDLLKTLAPYSSQPVAPSQPFKMDLTELDHIMEVLVGS; from the coding sequence ATTTATGTTGGGTAAAGGAGGGAAGCGGAAGTTTGATGACCATGAAGATGGGCTGGAAGGCAAAATCGTGTCCCCCTCCGACGGTCCATCCAGGGCGTCCTACACCTTACAGCGTCAGACTGTCTTCAACATTTCCCTTATGAAACTGTACAACCACAGGCCCCTGACAGAGCCCAGCTTGCAGAAGACTGTCTTAATTAACAACATGTTGAGGCGGATCCaggaggaactcaagcaggaaggCAGCCTGAGGCCTGCGTTCACCCCCACTTCCCAGCCCAGCGACTCGCTGGGTGACAGCTGCAGGGAGGCCCCACCTGCCTTCACGCACCCTGCCGTGCCTCCCGCTCACCCCTGTGACCCAGGAAGCACTGCACCGCTGGAGGCCTGCCTCACCCCTGCCTCCCTGCTAGAGGACGACGACACTTTTTGCACTTTGCCGGCTGCGCCGCCCGCGGCTCCTCCCAGACTCTCTCCTCCAGCCCTCCCGCCAGAAAAGGACAGCTTCTCTTCCGCCCTGGATGAGATCGAGGAGCTCTGCCCCACATCTACCTCCACAGAGGCTGTCGTGACGTCGGCGGCGCCCGACAGCCCGAAAGGAACCTCCAGTGAGTCCGGCGTCCAGAAGCCTGAGGGGCCGCAGGAAGGCCGCCCGGATGACTCACGATTCATGGACTCGCTGCCTGGGAATTTTGAAATCACCACGTCCACAGGTTTCCTGACAGACTTGACCCTGGACGACATCTTGTTTGCTGACATTGACACATCCATGTATGATTTCGACCCCTGCACATCCACATCAGGGACATCCTCCAAAATGGCCCCCGTGTCAGCTGACGACCTCCTCAAGACCCTGGCCCCCTACAGCAGCCAGCCTGTCGCCCCAAGTCAGCCTTTCAAAATGGATCTCACGGAGCTAGACCACATCATGGAGGTTCTTGTCGGGTCCTAA
- the Sertad2 gene encoding SERTA domain-containing protein 2 isoform X2 yields the protein MLGKGGKRKFDDHEDGLEGKIVSPSDGPSRASYTLQRQTVFNISLMKLYNHRPLTEPSLQKTVLINNMLRRIQEELKQEGSLRPAFTPTSQPSDSLGDSCREAPPAFTHPAVPPAHPCDPGSTAPLEACLTPASLLEDDDTFCTLPAAPPAAPPRLSPPALPPEKDSFSSALDEIEELCPTSTSTEAVVTSAAPDSPKGTSSESGVQKPEGPQEGRPDDSRFMDSLPGNFEITTSTGFLTDLTLDDILFADIDTSMYDFDPCTSTSGTSSKMAPVSADDLLKTLAPYSSQPVAPSQPFKMDLTELDHIMEVLVGS from the coding sequence ATGTTGGGTAAAGGAGGGAAGCGGAAGTTTGATGACCATGAAGATGGGCTGGAAGGCAAAATCGTGTCCCCCTCCGACGGTCCATCCAGGGCGTCCTACACCTTACAGCGTCAGACTGTCTTCAACATTTCCCTTATGAAACTGTACAACCACAGGCCCCTGACAGAGCCCAGCTTGCAGAAGACTGTCTTAATTAACAACATGTTGAGGCGGATCCaggaggaactcaagcaggaaggCAGCCTGAGGCCTGCGTTCACCCCCACTTCCCAGCCCAGCGACTCGCTGGGTGACAGCTGCAGGGAGGCCCCACCTGCCTTCACGCACCCTGCCGTGCCTCCCGCTCACCCCTGTGACCCAGGAAGCACTGCACCGCTGGAGGCCTGCCTCACCCCTGCCTCCCTGCTAGAGGACGACGACACTTTTTGCACTTTGCCGGCTGCGCCGCCCGCGGCTCCTCCCAGACTCTCTCCTCCAGCCCTCCCGCCAGAAAAGGACAGCTTCTCTTCCGCCCTGGATGAGATCGAGGAGCTCTGCCCCACATCTACCTCCACAGAGGCTGTCGTGACGTCGGCGGCGCCCGACAGCCCGAAAGGAACCTCCAGTGAGTCCGGCGTCCAGAAGCCTGAGGGGCCGCAGGAAGGCCGCCCGGATGACTCACGATTCATGGACTCGCTGCCTGGGAATTTTGAAATCACCACGTCCACAGGTTTCCTGACAGACTTGACCCTGGACGACATCTTGTTTGCTGACATTGACACATCCATGTATGATTTCGACCCCTGCACATCCACATCAGGGACATCCTCCAAAATGGCCCCCGTGTCAGCTGACGACCTCCTCAAGACCCTGGCCCCCTACAGCAGCCAGCCTGTCGCCCCAAGTCAGCCTTTCAAAATGGATCTCACGGAGCTAGACCACATCATGGAGGTTCTTGTCGGGTCCTAA